The sequence CAGGTCATCGGCCGCATTTAAGGTCACTGAGTTGGTGTTGTGAAGTCCGCTTGGAAGACTTGCACTTGCTGCTGGTGCTGTGATATCTGTTATGGAGTATATCTCTGTGTGAACAGAACCCCAGTTAGTTGCAGAGTCCTCAGCCGCAAATTTAAGCGTGGTTGTGCTTTTAATGGTTAAAGGTGCTGAGTAAACTGTTTTCGTGCTGCTGGTTCTTGGATCACTGCCGTCTGTTGTGTAGTAGATCGTTGTTCCATCGTTGGATGTGAGGGTTACATTCTGTATCGTGTTGTAACTTCCTCCAGTTGGACTTGCACTTGTTATGAATGGTACCAGGTTTGCGTACTTCAAACGTGAGTTTGCAGACATGTAACTTACACTGAGGTTTCCTGATGGATCCATTGCAATGGATAACCAGTTTCCAGCACCGTCAACTGTGTCTATGAAATTGGTGATCCAGGTTGCACCTTCCTTGTAGGCGTACTTCAGGTTTCCACTTGTGAAGTCGGTGTAGATGATCCTTGGATTTCCTGATGTATCCAACAGTAGTTTACAGGCTGAAGCCTTCAGTGTAGTTACTGTTTCAATGATCCACTGTGTACCGTTCCATGAAGCGTACCTTAGGTCACCAGCGTTGAGGTAGTTACCTGCATTGACGATGTAACTGATGTGTGGCTTACCTTCAGCATCAACTGCTATGGAGTTCCACATTCCAGCGTCGCCTGAATCATCCACCTTGTTCATCTGCCACAATCCTGGTGCTACCCTTGTGGCGCACTTAAGATTGGTGGTACCTAAACTGTAGAAACTGATGAATGCATTACCATTGGAATCAATTGCAAGTGAGTTCCAGTGACCATACTGTGCTGTTGGTGTCACAGTTTCCTGAACCCAACCACTATCGTTGAGGTACATGAACTTAACCTTTTCTTCCGTGTTCTCGTAGTAACTGATCATTGGCTGATCCTTGTAGAGAACCAGGTTGATGTAGGAAACATCTATGTTGCTGACCAGATTGAAGATGTGCCATCCTGTACTGTCCCTGTATGCGTACTTCATTATGTCAGGTGTACTTTCACTGTAGGCTATATGTGGGTTGCCCTGAGAATCAAGTACCAATGATACGTAGAAACCAGAACCTGATTTAGTTGATTCAATGGTCTCTATATGCCATCCTGTACTGTCCTTGTATGCATATTTAAGCTCGGGATATGCAGTATCTGACTCAGCCTTCTGATAGTAAACTATATGTGGATTACCAGATGCATCAACTGCAATTGAATTGTACATACTGTTACTGTCAAGTATGGTACTGTTCCAAGTACCGGCTGCTGCTGGTTTGTCCAGTGCGTAGACCTCTGTGATCACGTTTGAGACGTATCCTGCAGCATCCACTGCAATGAACTTCAGAACAGTGGTTCCAACAAGGTTGATACTTATTGGCCAGTCGTAGAGTGTACTGTTGGTTGTTGGGTTGGTTCCATCAAGGGTGTAGTAGATCTTGGGACTAGGATCCATGTTGTCAGTTGCACTTAACTTAACAACTTGATCTGTAGTGTAGGATCCACCCTTCACATCTGCTGAAGCTACAGGTGCTTCAGTGTCCACCATGTTGTAGGTTTCGTTGTAAACAGGGCTCCAATTACTTGCTGCATCGATTGCTGCGTATTGGAGTGTTGTTGTGTTACTGATGGTGATTGCACCGTTGTAAAGACTTCTCGTGCTGCTGGTTCTTGGATCACTTCCATCTGTTGTGTAGTAAGTCTTAGTTGTGCTTGCATCTGAAGTTGTTAACACAACCTTCTGGGTGCTGTTGTAGCTACTTCCACTTGGACTGCTTGTTACTGTCGGTGCTGTTTTATCGATGGTGTAAAGCAGTGTGATAAGGTCCGAGATGTTTCCAGAAGCATCCACAGCTATGAACTTCAGGATGGTGTTTCCTTCATTATCAAGACTTATCGGTCCATTGTAGAGGGTACTGCTCGTTGTAGGATCGTCTCCATTTAACGTGTAGTATATCTTAGGATCAGAATCCTGATCATCCAGAGCAATCAAGTTGACGAGCTTACTGGTGTTGTAGGTTCCCTCTGGCAGGTCTGCTGAAGGTGTTGGTGCCTGAATATCCTTGTCACTGGTTGTGATGTTCAGGGTTTTCACTGAACTGCTCAGACTGTTGGTTGTTGTTAGTGTTACTGTGTAGCTGCCTATGGTTGTGTAGGTGTGGCTTGGATTCTGTTCAGTTGATGTGCTGCCGTCTCCGAAGTCCCAAAGGTATGTGAATGGGCCGGTTCCAGTTGATTTATCAGAGAACTGAACTGTTAAAGGCACAGTACCCTTGGTTTTGTCTGAAGAGAAGTCTGCAACTGCAGGTTCAGTAACACCGTTGATGTAGTAACCTGATGCTCCAGTGCTTCCAACACGGTTAACCCATCGAACTCCAGTACCCTGTTTTGAGTCTTTACAGTAGGCGTAGGCACCGAAGGCCAGCATGGATCCATCCTCGAGATTTTCAATCGCGTACTGGATCTTTATCATTCCATTGTCTATGAAAGTCGTGTCTGGATACAAATTCCTTGTGCCGCTCCCAAATAGTCCTGCCCAAAGGTCCACAAACATTATGTGGAATGTGTTGGATGAATTTGACACATCCTGACCTTCATAAATGGAATAATTATAAGCAGGACATGGTCTCCATGTTTGAGGACCGTAGAGGAAATCATCCTTTGTGAAAGTCTCGTTAACAGTCACTGGGACGTAGGTAAGGTTGTCTGGGGTGGGATGATCTATGTATGATAATGGAGTCCACTGATAACCACTTGCAGTTATGTGGATCTTGAAGTTATCTGGAATCGTTCCATTAACTGCGATCATGAGTATTCCATTATCATCCCAGCCCCTTCCTCCGGTATCGCTCAGGTAGATGGTACCGGACTGGGCAGTTGTGAAGTTCACACTCCCATAATCACTAGTGTTGCTCGTGGTTACGTGCAGAGCGTTCTGACCCTGGGTTGCACTTTGAGCCGAGGAATTGAAGAAGTTGTAGGTGTTGTTTTCACCTGTAACATTCCCGTTATCGTTAAATCTTGCACCTGCATCATTCGCCACTGTTAAATTCACATCGGCGTTGGATGAAATAACATCTGCAGATACACTTCCGCAAAGAGTGAATACCATGGCACATACGAGTGCTAGTGATATTACATAGTTTTTCAAATTTTATCCGCCTCCATATAATTAGTAATCCGACATGTTAAGGATTATGTCTCGTTATAAATAAACCTTTAGATCAAATTACAGGGGCTTGAAAAAGATACTCCCCATCTCACGCATTCCTGAAATTCAAAACAAGCATATAAACAAGAATATTCACTAAATACTTGAAAATAAGCAGTTTTAAGTTGAATTTCATCCTATTTCAATGAATTATCTTTTTTAAAAATAAGAAAAGCTGGGACTTTATTTTTCTTGTGGATAAGTTTGGCTGTTGCACGATCTTTTCCCGGATCATGTCGTACATAAAAATTTAATAGTATTCAAGAACTTTTATTCAAATTTAGAGCTTTTAAAATGTTATATCATGTTAACAACAAGTTCAAAACTAGTTTTTAAATTCATTTTAAAAATAAAAAAAATAAAAAATGGGTTTATTTTTTTCTGTTTATGGCTATTCCGCTTCCTATGAGGAGTAGTGCTGATATTAGGGCTGTTATTGGCATTCCTGTGGTTTTCATTGGTACTGTTTTTGTGGTTGTTGCTGCGTTTACTGTTTCTGGGTCTGTGGTTGTTGGTGAGGCTGCGTTTACCTGTAGAGAGTTGATGTTGCTTTCTAAGGTTGTGCCTCCGACTGTGACTGTTGGTTGTATGTTGTAGTTTCCTGCGGTTAGTACTTTGAGTTGTAGCCATAGGTTAGGGTCTCCGACTGCTACGTCGCCTAGGTTCCAGGTTAGTGTTCTGGTTGTTGCGTTGTAGGTCACGGTTCCCTGGTCCACAATTGCACCATCATATTCAAGTCCTTCTGGTATTGTGTATGTGTATACCACGTTTTTGGCTATTCCTGGTCCGTTGTTACCTAGTTTGAATTTGTAGGTTACGGTGTCCCCGATCTGTGGGTTGGAATTTGATGGTATTATGTTCACATAGACATCAGATTTTGGAACTGTGATGTAACTTGTTTTTGTCAAAGTGCTGTTACCTGCAAGGTTGCTTGTTGTGAGTGTTACTGTGTAGTTTCCTGGTTTGGTGTAGGTGTGTGTTGGGTTCTGTTCTGTGCTTGTTACGCCGTCTCCGAAGTCCCAGAGCCATGAGGTTGGGTAGTTACTACTGTTATCTGTGAACTTCACAGTTAAAGGTGAGGAACCAGATGTATTGTCTGCAGAGAAGTCTGCAACAGGAGTCACTGGTTTATAGTTAACTGTGTAACCACTGGATTGCGTATCTCCCAATACAACTTTGTTTGTCCAGCTGATTCCCTCACCCTGATTTGATGCAAGTGTCCATCCATACATGTTAAAGGATGCTGTTGTGTTCAGGTTATTGAATACGTATTGCACTTTCACAGCACCGTTGTCTATTAAACCTGGCACACTAGTTGACTTAATGTTTCCAACGTAGAGATCTATGAACATCAGGTACTCAGCAGTGGAGTTATCACTGGTGTCCTGACCGTAGTATAAAGGTAAAGTCCATGATGTTCCTGGACCTGGCTTGTAGACATGTGGTCCGTACTGGAAGTCAGACTTTGTGAAAGTCTCATTCACACCTGTGATGTAGTGATAGTCCGTTGGTGTTGGTGGCTGATATGCCCCAGCAACCGCTGGAAGTGTCCATGTGTAACCATTCGAAATGATGGTCACGGAGAAATTATCAGATATAGGCCCCTTCACTGATAACAGAAGTATGATGTCATCGGTGAATCCACGACCCCCAGTGTTGGTGAGGTAGAACACACCTGATGAGGACAAACTCGTGGAATTAACAACAGTTACCTCACCATAGTTTAAATACTTGCCTGTGGTGCTGTTATAATCTGTACTGTTGGTGTAAGCGATGTGAAGCTCGTTCAATCCACCTCCATCTGCTTTGATGTAGTAGGTACCGTTAGGGCCAACGTAATAAGCACTGTCATTGTTGTACTTCACCCCTCCATCGTTGGACACGTTGATGAATATGTGCCTGTTGGATGGAAGATCCGTTGTGTTCATGCCCGACTGAGTGGAAATCGTAGTTCCGCTTACACTATCTGCAGATGCACTTCCACACAGGGCCAATACCATAAAACAGAGAATTGCTAATGATACTGCATGTTTTTTCACTTTTTCACCTCCGATTATTTTTATATGATATGTTTAGAATTACATATCTAAATTCAAATATGCTAACCATTCATATAAACCTTAAGATTCTAACATCCTTCCTAAATAAATAATAGAAAAATATCTAATCTTTTGATAAGAATTTAGAGATAATACTCAGAATCCAAATCATTCAAACCCTAATGAATAGATAAAAATTTCACCAGGGAATTACCATGTGATCAAATTAACATGATGCAAGTTTTAAAAATAATCCTAAAACAATGAAAAACTTCAAAAAGAGTTACCTTAAGCTTGGTATTCACTGCCATTCCATAAAATATGGCTCTTCATTTGAATTAGTTTAATAAATCGAAATAAATCCAAAATCAGACATTCAAAAGAAATAAAAAAAGAAAAAAGGGTTTATTTTTTTCTGGATATTGCTAATCCGCTTCCTATCATGAGCAGTGCTGATACTAGTCCTGCTATTGGCATTCCTGTGGTTTTCATTGGTACTGTTTTGGTTGTTGTTGCTGCGTTCACTGTTTCTGTGCTTGGTGAGGCTGCGTTTACCTGTAGAGAGTTGATGTTGCTTTCTAGGGTTGTGCCTCCTACTGTGACTGTTGGTTGTATGTTGTAGTTGCCTGCTTGTAGTACTTTGAGTTGTAGCCATAGGTTAGGGTCTCCGACTGCTACGTCGCCTAGGTTCCAGGTTAGTGTTCTGGTTGTTGTGTTGTAGGTTACGGTTCCCTGGTCCACAATTGCACCTTCGTATTCGAGTCCTTCTGGTATTGTGTATGTGAATGTTACGTTCTTGGCTATTCCTGGTCCGTTGTTACCTAGTTTGAATTTGTAGGTTACGGTATCCCCGATCTGTGGGTTGGAATTTGAAGGTATTATATTCACATAGACATCAGATTTTAGAACTGTGATGTAACTTGTTTTTGTCACAGTGTTGTTACCTGCAAGGTTGCTTGCTGTGAGTGTTACTGTGTAGTTTCCTGGTTTGGTGTAGGTGTGTGTTGGGTTCTGTTCTGTGCTTGTTACGCCGTCTCCGAAGTCCCAGAGCCATGAGGTTGGGTAATTGCTACTCGTATCTGTGAACTTCACGGTTAAAGGTGAGGAACCAGATGTAGTGTCTGCAGAGAAATCAGCAACAGGAGTCACAGGTTTGTAGTTAATTGTAACCACACATGGATTCATATTGTTTATGATTGGGCTACACCAGTTAATTCCAGTACCCTGGAATGATGCACCAGTCCATGCGTAAGCGTTGAATGAAGCATTTGTGTACAGGTTGTTGATTGTGTATTCAACCTTAACAGCACCGTTATCTATTGGAGCTTGTGCAAGACCTGCCTTTAAGTTTCCAACGTAGAGATCTATGAACATCAAGTACTCAGCAGTTGAAGGATCACTGGTATCCTGGCCAGAGTAAAGTGGCTGCCATCCTGAAGGAGCAGGCCTCTGTGTCTGAGGACCGTAACGGAAGTCAGACTTTGTGAAAGTCTCATTCACAGCCCCTACAACGTACTGAGGGTTTGTTGGCAGTGGTGGCTGAGTCTGACCAAAGACAGGAATTGTCCAAGTGTACCCACTTGAGAATATGGTCAAATTAAAATTATCAGATATAGGTCCCTTCACTGATAACAGAAGTATGATATCATCGTTGAGCCCACGACCACCAGTGGTGGTTATGTAGAACACACCAGAGTAAGAACCACTGGTGGTGTTGTTCACCATTACTTGACCATACATAGCGCTTGTATCGTTACTGTAACAGATGTGAAGCTGGTTAAGTCCTCCACCTTCAGCCTTGATGTAGTAAGTACCATTGCTACCGCCCGGGCTGTATGTTGCGTTGTTTAAATAGTAATCATAGTCCACGTTGTACTTAACTCCATTATCATTTGAAACGTTGATGTAGACGTGGTTGTTCTGTGTAATGTTGGTTGTGTTGCTCAGGTCAGTTGCAGATGCACTTCCACAAAGGGCTAATGCCACAACAAGCAGAACTGCTATTGGTATTGCGTGTTTTTTCACTTTTTCACCTCCGATTATTTTTATATGATATGTTAAGATTTACATATCTAAATTCAAATCGGTTAATCAATTATATAAATATATCCGATTGTAAGAATCCAATTTTGAGGTTAATATAAACTAAGTTAAGATCGTTTGCAGTTGGAGTTTAAAATCGTTGCACATCACTTACTTCAAAAGGTATTCGATCACTGAAGGATAAAATTCTGAATACGACTTCTGTAGAATTAACTAAAAATGAGTTATTGAACTTAAAAAAGAAAAAAAATAAACAAATGGGTTTTTTTAGGTTTTTACCCATTTTGTGCCTGTTTTGGTTATTGTTTTGTATTTCCAGACTTTTTTCCAGTGGTATCTCCATTTTCCGTGGACTTTTTTCCATTTAACCTTGGTCCAGACTTTTTTCCATTTGGCCTGGACGTTGTATTTGTAGCTCACCAGTTTGTAGATGTTGTATTGCTGTGTGTATATCGGTGATGTGTTACCCTCAGTGTCCACTGCGAAGAATTTCAGGGTTTTGGATGTGATTAAGCTGATTGCTCCTGTGTACTTCGTGCTGTTGGTTGTTGGAGTACTACCGTCAGTTGTGTAGTAGATTGTGGCCGTGGTATTGTTGGTTGTGAGGATTACTGTTTGTGGTGTTTTGTAGGTTCCACTTTTAATGTTGGTGTTTACTGTAATCGGGTTATAAATGCACGTACAATTACCAGAACCACTGCACGTACCATTGCCGCTGCCACTGCCTGTGGCATTTGCAAGAGGAGATACTTTTAGAATTGATGATTTTGCAGAGGGCGTTTCATCCTCCATGTGAACATTGGAACCTTCCACTACGAGTGTATCAAA is a genomic window of Methanobacterium congolense containing:
- a CDS encoding chitobiase/beta-hexosaminidase C-terminal domain-containing protein, translating into MKNYVISLALVCAMVFTLCGSVSADVISSNADVNLTVANDAGARFNDNGNVTGENNTYNFFNSSAQSATQGQNALHVTTSNTSDYGSVNFTTAQSGTIYLSDTGGRGWDDNGILMIAVNGTIPDNFKIHITASGYQWTPLSYIDHPTPDNLTYVPVTVNETFTKDDFLYGPQTWRPCPAYNYSIYEGQDVSNSSNTFHIMFVDLWAGLFGSGTRNLYPDTTFIDNGMIKIQYAIENLEDGSMLAFGAYAYCKDSKQGTGVRWVNRVGSTGASGYYINGVTEPAVADFSSDKTKGTVPLTVQFSDKSTGTGPFTYLWDFGDGSTSTEQNPSHTYTTIGSYTVTLTTTNSLSSSVKTLNITTSDKDIQAPTPSADLPEGTYNTSKLVNLIALDDQDSDPKIYYTLNGDDPTTSSTLYNGPISLDNEGNTILKFIAVDASGNISDLITLLYTIDKTAPTVTSSPSGSSYNSTQKVVLTTSDASTTKTYYTTDGSDPRTSSTRSLYNGAITISNTTTLQYAAIDAASNWSPVYNETYNMVDTEAPVASADVKGGSYTTDQVVKLSATDNMDPSPKIYYTLDGTNPTTNSTLYDWPISINLVGTTVLKFIAVDAAGYVSNVITEVYALDKPAAAGTWNSTILDSNSMYNSIAVDASGNPHIVYYQKAESDTAYPELKYAYKDSTGWHIETIESTKSGSGFYVSLVLDSQGNPHIAYSESTPDIMKYAYRDSTGWHIFNLVSNIDVSYINLVLYKDQPMISYYENTEEKVKFMYLNDSGWVQETVTPTAQYGHWNSLAIDSNGNAFISFYSLGTTNLKCATRVAPGLWQMNKVDDSGDAGMWNSIAVDAEGKPHISYIVNAGNYLNAGDLRYASWNGTQWIIETVTTLKASACKLLLDTSGNPRIIYTDFTSGNLKYAYKEGATWITNFIDTVDGAGNWLSIAMDPSGNLSVSYMSANSRLKYANLVPFITSASPTGGSYNTIQNVTLTSNDGTTIYYTTDGSDPRTSSTKTVYSAPLTIKSTTTLKFAAEDSATNWGSVHTEIYSITDITAPAASASLPSGLHNTNSVTLNAADDLDSSPTIYYSTDNGTTWNHQTGSVTLTLNQGTTIVMFYAVDATGNTSPVYNETYTVDSIAPTVTANVGGGNYYSPQNVVLTADGAADIYYTLNGADPTTSSAKYSGPLTISSSTTLKYIGVDAYGNVSPVKSAKYQVYKSVAYSYTVRVPYQKLRYWGKYKVAYKAKVRHYTKVKYKYRGKWRTKYKVKYTYVTKYKWKRGWIYYWKYINQTRWANKWVLT
- a CDS encoding PKD domain-containing protein; translation: MKKHAVSLAILCFMVLALCGSASADSVSGTTISTQSGMNTTDLPSNRHIFINVSNDGGVKYNNDSAYYVGPNGTYYIKADGGGLNELHIAYTNSTDYNSTTGKYLNYGEVTVVNSTSLSSSGVFYLTNTGGRGFTDDIILLLSVKGPISDNFSVTIISNGYTWTLPAVAGAYQPPTPTDYHYITGVNETFTKSDFQYGPHVYKPGPGTSWTLPLYYGQDTSDNSTAEYLMFIDLYVGNIKSTSVPGLIDNGAVKVQYVFNNLNTTASFNMYGWTLASNQGEGISWTNKVVLGDTQSSGYTVNYKPVTPVADFSADNTSGSSPLTVKFTDNSSNYPTSWLWDFGDGVTSTEQNPTHTYTKPGNYTVTLTTSNLAGNSTLTKTSYITVPKSDVYVNIIPSNSNPQIGDTVTYKFKLGNNGPGIAKNVVYTYTIPEGLEYDGAIVDQGTVTYNATTRTLTWNLGDVAVGDPNLWLQLKVLTAGNYNIQPTVTVGGTTLESNINSLQVNAASPTTTDPETVNAATTTKTVPMKTTGMPITALISALLLIGSGIAINRKK
- a CDS encoding PKD domain-containing protein, with the translated sequence MKKHAIPIAVLLVVALALCGSASATDLSNTTNITQNNHVYINVSNDNGVKYNVDYDYYLNNATYSPGGSNGTYYIKAEGGGLNQLHICYSNDTSAMYGQVMVNNTTSGSYSGVFYITTTGGRGLNDDIILLLSVKGPISDNFNLTIFSSGYTWTIPVFGQTQPPLPTNPQYVVGAVNETFTKSDFRYGPQTQRPAPSGWQPLYSGQDTSDPSTAEYLMFIDLYVGNLKAGLAQAPIDNGAVKVEYTINNLYTNASFNAYAWTGASFQGTGINWCSPIINNMNPCVVTINYKPVTPVADFSADTTSGSSPLTVKFTDTSSNYPTSWLWDFGDGVTSTEQNPTHTYTKPGNYTVTLTASNLAGNNTVTKTSYITVLKSDVYVNIIPSNSNPQIGDTVTYKFKLGNNGPGIAKNVTFTYTIPEGLEYEGAIVDQGTVTYNTTTRTLTWNLGDVAVGDPNLWLQLKVLQAGNYNIQPTVTVGGTTLESNINSLQVNAASPSTETVNAATTTKTVPMKTTGMPIAGLVSALLMIGSGLAISRKK
- a CDS encoding chitobiase/beta-hexosaminidase C-terminal domain-containing protein produces the protein MKSIRIISLIGLLFVLIIPFIGATSATNDTNNTTVDQAVYNVNGNLFVDFNQTTANVGDTVSISVTAVNNGFFDWSPVKVYAPLADGLQFMSFVVPYKTLQGYDPTTGIWDLNTLNHDERGYQKSLIINAKVLPEAAGKELVATAKFDTLVVEGSNVHMEDETPSAKSSILKVSPLANATGSGSGNGTCSGSGNCTCIYNPITVNTNIKSGTYKTPQTVILTTNNTTATIYYTTDGSTPTTNSTKYTGAISLITSKTLKFFAVDTEGNTSPIYTQQYNIYKLVSYKYNVQAKWKKVWTKVKWKKVHGKWRYHWKKVWKYKTITKTGTKWVKT